In the genome of Fusarium oxysporum f. sp. lycopersici 4287 supercont2.46 genomic scaffold, whole genome shotgun sequence, one region contains:
- a CDS encoding uncharacterized protein (At least one base has a quality score < 10), with product MLYTLQTRLKSKRGYLDRRGADQGYTGIDPLWTIRGFFIGLSIDYAPPYITVLCSDKIVSKWLVNLIQEELTLGRYPGWCMTRLPYISVIAQGSPSGSIDNTDDEGSASADQEPNRNFEDGAEKEGNLERIQVEVDAKYAVPTMANGPLASWNQLRHRCGIKLQITRGSNVIAEGTIGGLIQVGDKPYGLTVAHSFPLSFNETGPQDQGDNQISVIINTWRQSMSLDMEFDLALIEMPGLWDQTPAPELWEDVNLVQTISNVFRPVSIAWGQPRPLEQVVLATPQSAFCLRGVFIGSQALMPIPNSTAFCTPWILRMERPWLIQPGDSGSWAFNAHTGEFLGILIAGCSELLEAYILPAYQAFDNIQKRLGDRVTLPNCQPLQKQEWQGLAHITDTYEKTLGKMMLNPTPEAIEAIEDDAVRWTSECATVSEAAASKESTSLSFQLRVTRPSWQNPLVAIRYKDLCYLDAQDTSQLFRDISRLWGRALSIESPQQCIDAVNERIRSEKDSENSDVLFGLWRYLMVGQEDLWANMQEGIDNNDVIQNEEWLMTRQYDSRYSRSRSPWDRRTVKSVLEAMESDIRESLRRMKEKRGWFSLPETIQTSEYNSLPTFYANVYLTFYDPSLSRW from the coding sequence ATGCTGTATACATTGCAGACGAGGCTGAAAAGCAAGAGAGGATATTTGGACCGGCGCGGAGCTGATCAAGGTTATACAGGGATCGACCCTCTATGGACTATTCGGGGCTTTTTTATCGGACTCAGTATCGACTATGCTCCGCCTTACATTACTGTGTTGTGTTCCGACAAAATTGTATCGAAATGGCTCGTCAACCTTATTCAAGAAGAGTTGACCTTGGGGAGATATCCTGGCTGGTGCATGACTCGACTGCCCTATATCAGTGTTATCGCACAGGGATCACCTTCTGGTAGCATCGACAATACAGATGATGAAGGGTCAGCCAGCGCCGATCAGGAGCCAAATCGAAATTTTGAGGACGGTGCGGAAAAAGAAGGCAATCTGGAGAGAATCCAAGTCGAAGTTGATGCAAAATATGCGGTCCCAACGATGGCAAATGGCCCACTTGCGTCCTGGAACCAGCTTCGGCATCGATGCGGTATCAAGCTCCAGATCACCCGAGGTTCAAATGTCATAGCCGAAGGAACAATTGGTGGCCTTATTCAAGTCGGTGATAAGCCATACGGATTGACCGTTGCCCACTCCTTTCCTCTTTCATTCAATGAGACCGGCccccaagatcaaggagataATCAAATTTCTGTTATCATTAACACGTGGCGACAAAGCATGTCCCTTGACATGGAATTTGACTTGGCGCTGATAGAAATGCCAGGACTATGGGACCAAACGCCTGCTCCTGAGCTCTGGGAGGATGTAAACCTGGTGCAAACCATCTCCAACGTCTTTCGGCCCGTTTCCATTGCTTGGGGTCAACCCCGGCCACTAGAGCAGGTAGTCTTGGCTACTCCTCAATCTGCATTCTGTCTGAGAGGTGTCTTTATTGGCTCTCAGGCGCTTATGCCTATACCAAATTCTACGGCTTTTTGCACCCCTTGGATCTTGCGCATGGAGCGGCCTTGGCTAATACAGCCAGGTGACAGTGGTTCCTGGGCATTCAACGCACATACAGGCGAGTTTCTGGGAATATTGATTGCGGGATGCTCGGAGTTGCTAGAAGCATACATTCTTCCAGCCTACCAGGCTTTTGACAACATCCAGAAGCGACTAGGGGACCGTGTAACCCTCCCTAATTGTCAGCCCTTACAGAAGCAGGAGTGGCAAGGTTTAGCTCATATTACCGACACTTATGAGAAGACATTGGGTAAAATGATGCTCAATCCGACCCCAGAGGCCATCGAGGCTAtcgaagatgatgctgtCAGATGGACCTCAGAATGTGCCACCGTTTCTGAAGCGGCAGCTTCTAAAGAAAGTACATCATTATCATTCCAACTACGTGTTACTAGACCATCCTGGCAAAACCCCTTAGTTGCCATACGTTACAAAGATCTATGCTACCTGGATGCCCAGGACACCAGCCAATTGTTTCGTGATATAAGCAGGTTATGGGGACGGGCACTTTCAATAGAGTCTCCTCAACAATGCATTGATGCCGTTAACGAGAGGATTAGAAGCGAAAAGGATTCTGAAAACAGCGATGTACTCTTTGGTCTTTGGAGATACCTGATGGTTGGCCAGGAAGACCTTTGGGCCAATATGCAAGAGGGGATCGACAACAACGACGTCATTCAAAATGAAGAGTGGCTCATGACACGGCAGTACGACTCGCGCTACTCAAGATCTAGAAGCCCATGGGACAGGCGTACCGTGAAATCCGTTTTGGAAGCCATGGAATCTGACATTCGAGAAAGCCTACGTCGCATGAAAGAGAAACGCGGTTGGTTCAGTCTCCCGGAGACAATTCAAACCAGTGAGTATAATAGCTTGCCAACCTTTTATGCAAATGTGTATCTGACGTTTTATGACCCTAGCCTTAGTAGGTGGTAG
- a CDS encoding beta-glucosidase, with amino-acid sequence MRICEVVPDMMWSTKLLCLALQVTSSFSLPAEIPPEEHPSRTGKGIWKDAYAKAQQFVDRLTLEEKVNVTRGFTSDNICAGNTGTIPRLGWPGLCLHDAGNGVRATDFVNSYPSALHVGASWDKNLTYQRGYYMGKEFKAKGVNVLLGPNVGPLGRTPLGGRNWEGFSVDPYLTGQLSAESIIGHQDAGVIANVKHFIANEQETFRRPYFGIEAVSSNIDDKTLHEYYLWPFVDSVRAGVASVMCSYNRVNGTYACENSKLMNGLLKTELEFEGFVLLDWNAQHNLESANAGLDMVMPMGGFWGENLTMAVENGTVKEARVTDMATRILAAWYLVGQDIDFPTPGIGMKNLSLPHEQVEARIPESRPTLLEGAIAGHVLVKNENNTLPFAQKPKMISVFGYDATVAKTKNTDNLFQLGYTSSPEMGQAVLGTEEHFDQAAKGGTIVSGGRAAANSPPYISDPLSAIQQRAAKDGSWVNWDLSSSNPDVNGATDVCLVFINAMATEGWDRDGLHDDFSDALILNVASQCANTVVTIHAAGIRLVDQWIEHPNITATIIAHLPGQDSGEALVKLLYGEADFSGKLPYTLAKNESDYTPYKPCGLEEGSKDPQCDFTEGVYLDYRSFDDRDVAPRFEFGYGLSYTEFEYSDLVVKVAETSASATDDDLWSTFATVQATVSNIGKRDGEEITQLYVAIPNSPPKQLRGFEKVKISQGESAEIPFELARRDLSVWDVVKQDWTLQSGNYTIFVGSSSRALPLTESFTIEV; translated from the exons ATGAGGATCTGTGAGGTAGTGCCCGACATGATGTGGTCGACCAAGCTCTTGTGTCTTGCGCTGCAAGTCACGTCTTCATTCTCTCTCCCCGCTGAGATTCCGCCTGAAGAGCATCCATCGC GAACTGGCAAAGGAATTTGGAAAGATGCATACGCAAAAGCGCAGCAATTTGTGGATCGATTGACACTTGAAGAAAAAGTCAATGTTACGCGTGGTTTTACTTCGGATAATATTTGCGCTGGCAATACTGGTACGATACCGCGTCTTGGATGGCCGGGTTTGTGTCTCCATGATGCAGGTAATGGAGTGAGAGCGACGGATTTTGTGAACTCATATCCTTCTGCTTTGCATGTTGGGGCGAGCTGGGATAAGAATTTGACGTATCAGCGGGGGTATTATATGGGGAAGGAGTTCAAGGCCAAGGGAG TGAATGTTCTCCTTGGACCGAACGTTGGACCGCTGGGAAGAACACCACTTGGCGGGAGAAACTGGGAGGGTTTCTCAGTTGATCCGTACCTGACGGGGCAACTCAGCGCAGAGTCCATCATCGGGCATCAAGACGCCGGAGTCATCGCCAACGTCAAA CACTTCATCGCCAACGAGCAAGAAACATTCCGCCGTCCCTACTTTGGCATTGAAGCAGTATCCTCCAACATCGACGACAAGACCCTCCACGAATACTACCTCTGGCCGTTCGTCGACTCAGTAAGAGCAGGCGTCGCATCGGTAATGTGTTCATACAATCGAGTCAACGGAACATATGCCTGTGAGAACAGCAAGCTCATGAATGGGCTTCTCAAGACTGAACTTGAGTTTGAGGGGTTTGTGTTGCTGGATTGGAATGCGCAGCATAATCTTGAGAGTGCGAATGCGGGACTGGATATGGTCATGCCGATGGGGGGATTCTGGGGGGAGAATTTGACGATGGCTGTTGAGAATGGGACTGTTAAGGAGGCTAGGGTTACGGATATGGCTACAAG GATTTTGGCTGCGTGGTACCTCGTCGGTCAAGACATTGACTTTCCAACTCCCGGCATCGGAATGAAGAacctttctcttcctcatgAACAAGTCGAAGCGCGCATCCCCGAATCACGACCAACTTTGCTCGAGGGCGCTATCGCAGGGCACGTACTCGTCAAGAACGAGAACAACACCCTCCCTTTTGCTCAAAAGCCCAAGATGATCTCTGTCTTTGGGTATGATGCCACCGTCGCCAAGACGAAGAACACAGATAATCTTTTTCAGCTGGGATACACGTCTTCGCCAGAGATGGGACAGGCTGTTCTTGGGACTGAAGAGCACTTTGATCAAGCTGCCAAGGGAGGGACTATTGTTTCGGGTGGTAGGGCAGCTGCTAATTCGCCGCCTTACATTAGCGAT CCCCTCAGCGCAATCCAACAAAGAGCTGCAAAAGACGGAAGCTGGGTGAATTGGGATCTTTCATCCTCCAACCCCGACGTGAACGGCGCAACTGATGTCTGTCTTGTcttcatcaacgccatgGCAACAGAAGGCTGGGATCGCGATGGTCTCCACGACGATTTTAGCGACGCCCTGATCCTCAACGTCGCGTCGCAATGCGCCAACACGGTTGTTACAATCCACGCAGCAGGAATTCGTCTTGTTGATCAGTGGATCGAACATCCTAACATCACCGCGACTATAATCGCTCATCTTCCCGGCCAAGATAGTGGCGAGGCGCTCGTGAAGCTTCTTTATGGTGAGGCAGATTTCTCAGGAAAGTTGCCGTATACGTTGGCGAAGAACGAGAGTGATTATACTCCTTACAAGCCCTGTGGGCTGGAGGAGGGGAGTAAGGATCCGCAGTGCGACTTTACTGAAGGCGTGTATTTGGACTACCGCTCTTTTGACGATCGGGATGTGGCGCCGAGATTTGAGTTTGGGTATGGGCTTAGCTACACTGAGTTCGAGTACTCTGACTTGGTAGTCAAGGTTGCTGAGACAAGTGCTTCAGCTACCGATGACGATCTCTGGAGTACTTTTGCCACTGTTCAAGCTACCGTCTCCAACATTGGAAAACGAGATGGTGAGGAGATTACTCAACTGTACGTTGCTATTCCGAATAGTCCTCCCAAGCAACTCCGAGGTTTTGAAAAGGTCAAGATCAGCCAAGGAGAATCTGCTGAGATTCCATTCGAGCTCGCAAGGCGTGATCTCAGCGTTTGGGACGTCGTCAAGCAGGATTGGACTCTTCAATCAGGCAACTACACCATTTTCGTCGGCTCCAGCAGCCGCGCCCTCCCCCTAACAGAATCCTTCACCATAGAAGTTTAG
- a CDS encoding beta-glucosidase, with product MCSYNRVNGTYACENSKLMNGLLKTELEFEGFVLLDWNAQHNLESANAGLDMVMPMGGFWGENLTMAVENGTVKEARVTDMATRILAAWYLVGQDIDFPTPGIGMKNLSLPHEQVEARIPESRPTLLEGAIAGHVLVKNENNTLPFAQKPKMISVFGYDATVAKTKNTDNLFQLGYTSSPEMGQAVLGTEEHFDQAAKGGTIVSGGRAAANSPPYISDPLSAIQQRAAKDGSWVNWDLSSSNPDVNGATDVCLVFINAMATEGWDRDGLHDDFSDALILNVASQCANTVVTIHAAGIRLVDQWIEHPNITATIIAHLPGQDSGEALVKLLYGEADFSGKLPYTLAKNESDYTPYKPCGLEEGSKDPQCDFTEGVYLDYRSFDDRDVAPRFEFGYGLSYTEFEYSDLVVKVAETSASATDDDLWSTFATVQATVSNIGKRDGEEITQLYVAIPNSPPKQLRGFEKVKISQGESAEIPFELARRDLSVWDVVKQDWTLQSGNYTIFVGSSSRALPLTESFTIEV from the exons ATGTGTTCATACAATCGAGTCAACGGAACATATGCCTGTGAGAACAGCAAGCTCATGAATGGGCTTCTCAAGACTGAACTTGAGTTTGAGGGGTTTGTGTTGCTGGATTGGAATGCGCAGCATAATCTTGAGAGTGCGAATGCGGGACTGGATATGGTCATGCCGATGGGGGGATTCTGGGGGGAGAATTTGACGATGGCTGTTGAGAATGGGACTGTTAAGGAGGCTAGGGTTACGGATATGGCTACAAG GATTTTGGCTGCGTGGTACCTCGTCGGTCAAGACATTGACTTTCCAACTCCCGGCATCGGAATGAAGAacctttctcttcctcatgAACAAGTCGAAGCGCGCATCCCCGAATCACGACCAACTTTGCTCGAGGGCGCTATCGCAGGGCACGTACTCGTCAAGAACGAGAACAACACCCTCCCTTTTGCTCAAAAGCCCAAGATGATCTCTGTCTTTGGGTATGATGCCACCGTCGCCAAGACGAAGAACACAGATAATCTTTTTCAGCTGGGATACACGTCTTCGCCAGAGATGGGACAGGCTGTTCTTGGGACTGAAGAGCACTTTGATCAAGCTGCCAAGGGAGGGACTATTGTTTCGGGTGGTAGGGCAGCTGCTAATTCGCCGCCTTACATTAGCGAT CCCCTCAGCGCAATCCAACAAAGAGCTGCAAAAGACGGAAGCTGGGTGAATTGGGATCTTTCATCCTCCAACCCCGACGTGAACGGCGCAACTGATGTCTGTCTTGTcttcatcaacgccatgGCAACAGAAGGCTGGGATCGCGATGGTCTCCACGACGATTTTAGCGACGCCCTGATCCTCAACGTCGCGTCGCAATGCGCCAACACGGTTGTTACAATCCACGCAGCAGGAATTCGTCTTGTTGATCAGTGGATCGAACATCCTAACATCACCGCGACTATAATCGCTCATCTTCCCGGCCAAGATAGTGGCGAGGCGCTCGTGAAGCTTCTTTATGGTGAGGCAGATTTCTCAGGAAAGTTGCCGTATACGTTGGCGAAGAACGAGAGTGATTATACTCCTTACAAGCCCTGTGGGCTGGAGGAGGGGAGTAAGGATCCGCAGTGCGACTTTACTGAAGGCGTGTATTTGGACTACCGCTCTTTTGACGATCGGGATGTGGCGCCGAGATTTGAGTTTGGGTATGGGCTTAGCTACACTGAGTTCGAGTACTCTGACTTGGTAGTCAAGGTTGCTGAGACAAGTGCTTCAGCTACCGATGACGATCTCTGGAGTACTTTTGCCACTGTTCAAGCTACCGTCTCCAACATTGGAAAACGAGATGGTGAGGAGATTACTCAACTGTACGTTGCTATTCCGAATAGTCCTCCCAAGCAACTCCGAGGTTTTGAAAAGGTCAAGATCAGCCAAGGAGAATCTGCTGAGATTCCATTCGAGCTCGCAAGGCGTGATCTCAGCGTTTGGGACGTCGTCAAGCAGGATTGGACTCTTCAATCAGGCAACTACACCATTTTCGTCGGCTCCAGCAGCCGCGCCCTCCCCCTAACAGAATCCTTCACCATAGAAGTTTAG
- a CDS encoding uncharacterized protein (At least one base has a quality score < 10), with protein MLSRLIELSERAPKDFTLALGFSILSALYLLRRWLLPKPIPGIPYNENAVKSFMGDIPEFRDAPNRREWWAQQPARHQSPIVQVFMRPFGAPWVFVADYFEASDICMRRLKEFDRSDVTWEQFNGVVPGHHITLKSSDPKFKKNKELIRDLMAPTFLQQASAPEIHDKFGSLLKLWDRKLDLSGGRPFDIAQDIHNSALDIILGASFGN; from the exons ATGTTGTCACGTCTTATTGAGCTATCGGAGCGCGCTCCAAAAGACTTCACCTTAGCCTTAGGCTTCTCAATCCTCAGTGCGCTGTACCTCCTCCGACGCTGGCTTCTTCCAAAGCCAATCCCAGGTATCCCATATAACGAAAATGCAGTCAAGTCCTTCATGGGCGACATCCCCGAGTTCAGAGATGCTCCTAATCGTCGAGAATGGTGGGCGCAGCAACCTGCGAGACATCAATCGCCAATCGTTCAGGTCTTTATGAGACCTTTCGGCGCACCATGGGTTTTTGTAGCGGATTACTTTGAGGCCTCGGATATTTGTATGCGTCGATTGAAGGAGTTCGACCGAAGTGATGTGACGTGGGAGCAGTTCAACGGTGTTGTACCGGGTCATCATATCACGCTGAAATCCTCGGATCCAaagttcaagaagaacaaggagtTGATTCGTGATTTGATGGCACCGACTTTTCTTCAGCAG GCTTCGGCTCCGGAGATCCACGACAAGTTCGGTAGTCTTCTCAAGCTTTGGGATCGTAAACTAGACTTATCAGGCGGCAGGCCATTCGACATAGCTCAGGACATCCACAACTCAGCACTCGATATTATCCTCGGTGCCTCCTTTGGAAATTGA
- a CDS encoding uncharacterized protein (At least one base has a quality score < 10): MTDLDALRIQRRLSHHSLSQYDALKQGLASRGFSVVQPESATAGTVISEVCGKTYLDDVTVIRAAVEQPLAAGKEIVLVCHSYGGIPGSAAAEGYQVHERHEKGLPGGIKHIVYLAAFALPEKRMSLLSAIGGTYAPFMNNEGGVISLGQGAQDALFNDSDSETANRLLAGCVYQSTASLETPSMFAATDVSVPKTYDIRCM, encoded by the exons ATGACCGACCTAGACGCCCT TCGCATCCAGCGCCGCCTTTCTCATCACAGCCTATCCCAATATGACGCATTGAAACAAGGATTAGCTTCCCGAGGCTTCAGCGTTGTGCAACCCGAGAGCGCCACAGCTGGCACTGTTATTTCAGAAGTTTGCGGAAAGACTTATCTAGATGATGTCACTGTGATCCGTGCGGCAGTGGAGCAGCCACTGGCCGCAGGGAAGGAGATTGTCCTTGTTTGCCATAGCTACGGTGGTATTCCGGGTTCTGCAGCTGCGGAGGGCTACCAGGTTCATGAGCGCCATGAGAAAGGCTTGCCTGGAGGAATTAAGCATATCGTCTACTTGGCAGCGTTCGCACTCCCCGAGAAACGGATGTCCCTGTTGTCAGCCATTGGCGGCACGTATGCGCCCTTTATGAACAACGAG GGAGGTGTCATTTCTTTGGGCCAAGGTGCTCAAGATGCCCTTTTCAATGATTCTGACTCGGAAACCGCAAATCGTTTGCTCGCTGGCTGCGTTTACCAGAGCACTGCGAGCTTGGAGACACCGTCGATGTTCGCTGCGACAGACGTCTCGGTTCCCAAGACATACGACATACGTTGCATGTGA
- a CDS encoding uncharacterized protein (At least one base has a quality score < 10), whose amino-acid sequence MASDREDKINVPAQDPDVKMGETLSLQGSMQVAEEGVDNHYRGKKVLRRIDLCLMPLLLVSYTLQFLDKQSLNFASIMGIIDDLDLVGSRYSWCSSAFYFGYLAFSYPASWLMVRLPLGKYLAGSSLAWAIILCCHAAVQTFPGLLVARFFLGVAEASISPGFSLITGMWYKREEQPFRHGIWFLGNAIATSFGGLLAYGIAHIGGALAAWRWLFIIFGLITLVWAIVLAIFLPDTPDNARFLDQQQRIDAVDRIRSNQTGMKNNSFKWEQVREVIKDPNVLLLMVFQIAFSIPNGAHTTFSSLVMAGFGFSRFQVYLLNMPMVVSAAIEPLSAHASA is encoded by the exons ATGGCTTCTGATAGAGAAGACAAGATCAACGTCCCAGCTCAGGACCCTGATGTGAAGATGGGTGAGACGTTGAGTCTTCAGGGGTCGATGCAGGTTGCGGAAGAGGGTGTTGATAACCACTATAGAGGAAAGAAGGTTCTGAGAAGGATTGATCTTTG TCTTatgcctcttcttcttgtatcATACACACTGCAGTTCCTTGACAAGCAGTCGCTCAACTTTGCTTCTATCATGGGCATCATCGACGACTTG GACCTCGTTGGATCAAGATACAGCTGGTGCAGCAGTGCCTTCTACTTCGGCTACCTCGCCTTCAGCTACCCagcatcatggctgatggTCCGTCTGCCTCTAGGCAAATATCTCGCTGGATCAAG TCTCGCCTGGGCCATCATCCTCTGCTGCCACGCCGCAGTCCAAACCTTCCCCGGTCTTCTCGTCGCTCGTTTCTTCCTTGGTGTAGCAGAAGCTTCCATCTCGCCTGGTTTCTCCCTCATCACTGGAATGTGGTACAAGAGAGAGGAACAGCCTTTCCGACACGGTATTTGGTTCTTGGGTAATGCCATCGCCACTTCATTTGGAGGTCTGTTGGCATATGGCATCGCTCATATTGGCGGTGCCCTTGCGGCTTGGAGA tggctcttcatcatcttcggtCTCATCACCCTCGTCTGGGCCATCGTCCtagccatcttcctcccCGACACCCCCGACAACGCGCGCTTCCTCGATCAACAACAGCGCATCGATGCCGTCGATCGTATTCGAAGTAACCAAACAGGCATGAAGAACAACAGCTTCAAGTGGGAGCAAGTCCGCGAAGTCATCAAGGACCCCAATGTCCTCCTGTTGATGGTCTTTCAAATTGCTTTCAGCATCCCCAACGGTGCTCATACCACT TTCAGCAGTCTTGTCATGGCAGGCTTCGGCTTCAGTCGTTTCCAGGTCTACCTTCTCAACATGCCCATGG TCGTTTCAGCGGCTATAGAACCATTATCGGCGCATGCCTCAGCTTGA
- a CDS encoding beta-glucosidase, whose protein sequence is MGKEFKAKGVNVLLGPNVGPLGRTPLGGRNWEGFSVDPYLTGQLSAESIIGHQDAGVIANVKHFIANEQETFRRPYFGIEAVSSNIDDKTLHEYYLWPFVDSVRAGVASVMCSYNRVNGTYACENSKLMNGLLKTELEFEGFVLLDWNAQHNLESANAGLDMVMPMGGFWGENLTMAVENGTVKEARVTDMATRILAAWYLVGQDIDFPTPGIGMKNLSLPHEQVEARIPESRPTLLEGAIAGHVLVKNENNTLPFAQKPKMISVFGYDATVAKTKNTDNLFQLGYTSSPEMGQAVLGTEEHFDQAAKGGTIVSGGRAAANSPPYISDPLSAIQQRAAKDGSWVNWDLSSSNPDVNGATDVCLVFINAMATEGWDRDGLHDDFSDALILNVASQCANTVVTIHAAGIRLVDQWIEHPNITATIIAHLPGQDSGEALVKLLYGEADFSGKLPYTLAKNESDYTPYKPCGLEEGSKDPQCDFTEGVYLDYRSFDDRDVAPRFEFGYGLSYTEFEYSDLVVKVAETSASATDDDLWSTFATVQATVSNIGKRDGEEITQLYVAIPNSPPKQLRGFEKVKISQGESAEIPFELARRDLSVWDVVKQDWTLQSGNYTIFVGSSSRALPLTESFTIEV, encoded by the exons ATGGGGAAGGAGTTCAAGGCCAAGGGAG TGAATGTTCTCCTTGGACCGAACGTTGGACCGCTGGGAAGAACACCACTTGGCGGGAGAAACTGGGAGGGTTTCTCAGTTGATCCGTACCTGACGGGGCAACTCAGCGCAGAGTCCATCATCGGGCATCAAGACGCCGGAGTCATCGCCAACGTCAAA CACTTCATCGCCAACGAGCAAGAAACATTCCGCCGTCCCTACTTTGGCATTGAAGCAGTATCCTCCAACATCGACGACAAGACCCTCCACGAATACTACCTCTGGCCGTTCGTCGACTCAGTAAGAGCAGGCGTCGCATCGGTAATGTGTTCATACAATCGAGTCAACGGAACATATGCCTGTGAGAACAGCAAGCTCATGAATGGGCTTCTCAAGACTGAACTTGAGTTTGAGGGGTTTGTGTTGCTGGATTGGAATGCGCAGCATAATCTTGAGAGTGCGAATGCGGGACTGGATATGGTCATGCCGATGGGGGGATTCTGGGGGGAGAATTTGACGATGGCTGTTGAGAATGGGACTGTTAAGGAGGCTAGGGTTACGGATATGGCTACAAG GATTTTGGCTGCGTGGTACCTCGTCGGTCAAGACATTGACTTTCCAACTCCCGGCATCGGAATGAAGAacctttctcttcctcatgAACAAGTCGAAGCGCGCATCCCCGAATCACGACCAACTTTGCTCGAGGGCGCTATCGCAGGGCACGTACTCGTCAAGAACGAGAACAACACCCTCCCTTTTGCTCAAAAGCCCAAGATGATCTCTGTCTTTGGGTATGATGCCACCGTCGCCAAGACGAAGAACACAGATAATCTTTTTCAGCTGGGATACACGTCTTCGCCAGAGATGGGACAGGCTGTTCTTGGGACTGAAGAGCACTTTGATCAAGCTGCCAAGGGAGGGACTATTGTTTCGGGTGGTAGGGCAGCTGCTAATTCGCCGCCTTACATTAGCGAT CCCCTCAGCGCAATCCAACAAAGAGCTGCAAAAGACGGAAGCTGGGTGAATTGGGATCTTTCATCCTCCAACCCCGACGTGAACGGCGCAACTGATGTCTGTCTTGTcttcatcaacgccatgGCAACAGAAGGCTGGGATCGCGATGGTCTCCACGACGATTTTAGCGACGCCCTGATCCTCAACGTCGCGTCGCAATGCGCCAACACGGTTGTTACAATCCACGCAGCAGGAATTCGTCTTGTTGATCAGTGGATCGAACATCCTAACATCACCGCGACTATAATCGCTCATCTTCCCGGCCAAGATAGTGGCGAGGCGCTCGTGAAGCTTCTTTATGGTGAGGCAGATTTCTCAGGAAAGTTGCCGTATACGTTGGCGAAGAACGAGAGTGATTATACTCCTTACAAGCCCTGTGGGCTGGAGGAGGGGAGTAAGGATCCGCAGTGCGACTTTACTGAAGGCGTGTATTTGGACTACCGCTCTTTTGACGATCGGGATGTGGCGCCGAGATTTGAGTTTGGGTATGGGCTTAGCTACACTGAGTTCGAGTACTCTGACTTGGTAGTCAAGGTTGCTGAGACAAGTGCTTCAGCTACCGATGACGATCTCTGGAGTACTTTTGCCACTGTTCAAGCTACCGTCTCCAACATTGGAAAACGAGATGGTGAGGAGATTACTCAACTGTACGTTGCTATTCCGAATAGTCCTCCCAAGCAACTCCGAGGTTTTGAAAAGGTCAAGATCAGCCAAGGAGAATCTGCTGAGATTCCATTCGAGCTCGCAAGGCGTGATCTCAGCGTTTGGGACGTCGTCAAGCAGGATTGGACTCTTCAATCAGGCAACTACACCATTTTCGTCGGCTCCAGCAGCCGCGCCCTCCCCCTAACAGAATCCTTCACCATAGAAGTTTAG